CCCTTCTGGATGTACTTTCGCAAAGTTATCAGCACCTACAGGGTCATACGCATAAATATCTGCACCTTGCTCTAGTAATAAAGGTACATTCTCAAGAGATGCCGCTTCACGTAAATCATCAGTTCCAGGTTTAAATGTTAACCCTAGAACAGCTACCTTTAGGCCATTAAAAGTAATAAGTCTTTTACTAGCTTTCTTGTATAATCTTGTCTTTTGATCTATATTTACATCAATGGCAGCCTTAACCGTTCGTAACTCATATCCATGCTGCTTTGCAATGTTTTCTAGTGCTTTCGTATCTTTTGGGAAACATGAACCGCCATAACCAATACCTGCATTTAAAAATTTACTTCCAATTCTAGCATCATAGCTCATTCCTTTTGCAACATCTTGTACATCCGCCCCAACTAGTTCACATAGGTTAGCGATATCATTCATATAAGAAATTTTTAGAGCAAGGTAGTCGTTCGAAGCATACTTAATCATCTCTGCAGATCTCCTATTAACAGAAACAATAGGCAAATTAAAAGGCTCATAGAGTTTCGTTAGTAACTCTTCAGCCCATTTACTTTCTGTTCCAATAATAATTCTTTCTGCATGAAGTGTATCGTGTACAGCAGAACCTTGTGCTAAGAATTCCGGGTTTGATGCCACTTCCACTTTTACGTCATTAATTAGAAAGTCTTGGATAAACTGTTCTACTTTATCATTCGTTCCAACTGGAACTGTTGATTTTACAACTACTAAGCAATCCTTTTCTACAGATTCTGCAATTTGACGAGCAACTGTAGCTATATACGAAAGATTAGCAGAACCATCTGGTTGTTCTGGTGTGCCTACTCCAATAAAGATAGCATCTACATCTTTATAATCTGATTTGTAATTTGTTGTATAATTAATTCTTCCAGCAGCATAATTTTTCTGCATTAATTCTTCTAATCCAGCTTCATAAATTGGGGAAACGCCAGATTTCATTAAATTCACTTTATTCTCATCGATATCTACACAGGTAACTTGATGACCAACTTCAGCGAAGCATACACCTGCGACTAGGCCAACATAGCCTGTTCCTGCCACTGCTATTTTATACATATAAAATCCCCTCTCTATACATTTAACTTTAGTTTTTCTCATAGAGTAATATAACCCGATTTCCTATTTTTATAGAATAAACTTAGAGAGATACTCCAAAATGATTTTTAATCTATCTTACGGAATTTTTTATTGAATTTATATAATCGATTATTGTCTTCGCTACATCACTGATATTGTCAGTACTATTATTCTGAACTTTATGAAAGAAGAACTGCTCTTCTTTTTTGTCATATAATCTTTCCAAATAATCAACAATTTTTAACCTAACTTTGTAAGTTGTTAAATGTTTGTCTTTTTTTGCTAGGTACTTTTTGTGTAATTTAGATTGTTGCTTTTTATTTTCTGCATTTACAACTCTATCTTTTAGACGACTACGTCTGTCTTCAGTATCAACTATTATTTGAATAACTGCATAATCCCAATGTTGGTATTTTATCCTCTTTAGCATTTTAGACATATAGTTTTCCCAAGCCATCATTTGATTTTCTGAATACCATGCCTTATCACTTATCCCTCGAACAATTCCTTCATCAATGAAGTAAGTACCATGTTTTAGAGATTTTTGCCATGCAAATATACTTTCAGCAATTGCTACTCTAAAAAATAATTCACGAGTTTTTTTAAATGATAACTTGCAAACTATTCCTTGAGAAAGAGCTATAGGAAAGGCTTTGAAAATGCCTGTTACTTTATGAAAAACATTAGTTTGTGGCCTACTCGAATAAAAACAATTATACTCAGATATTTTATCTGAGATTGTACTTTTTCCACTACCACCAGGACCAATTAATTCAACAAAGAGTGGTTTGTTTTTTTTTGATCTTTTATGCATCCATGTTTCCTCCTAGAATTTATTCGCAGTAAAAAATTACATGAACTTTTAATAATTATATTTCTCCTTTTTACCCTGTCCGCATCTTCTCACATAATAAAAACTACTCCTGATAGAGAGTAGTTAAAAAAGTGTCTCTTTTCTTCAAGTAATATATAATAGTTTTAAAAACTAGATTTAATGTGTATAATTCCCCAATTGAAAATTGGAACGATATAATAACACTCTCACGAAACCTTTAAGTTCATAAATCCCCAACAAAGGTCTCTATATTACAATATTTAAAGGGGGGAATTTAAAAACACTCTGTTTTTAAAAATTATATTTATAATAAATTATCTAGATACTTTAATACGTAGTTATATTTTTCTGTATGACCTTCTGGCAAATACATTAAATATTTAAACTTCTTTTTACTCTCCAGTGTAATTCTATTTAAAATGTAACCGATTTTCAAATCAACTAAATTTAAATTATACTTCCTGAGTTCCGAAAAGAGGAAACTATAATTCTTTAATTCGTTATTTTGAATAGCCTCTGTCCAACTACAATTGTACTTATTACATATCTCCCGAGTGCAAAAATGTAATACATCAAATAAATAAGAGCTTTTTGCTTCATAATGCTCCCAATCTATTAACTTAGGTAAGCCTTCTGGAGATATAATTATATTCCCGATATGCAAGTCGCCATGGGCGGAGGTTTCAGGAACTAAAATCTCGTTTGTTCTATATATAATTTTTTCTTTTAAATCTGCAGTAATAGAGAGCTTAAGATCATATAAATATTTCAAGTCAATGATTTCCTTAAGAGCAATCAGGTGTCCTCTTTCTATTCCTTTCCCTATTTCATTTAATAAATCCTCTATATCAAAATCTAGATCGTCTAAACTACTAAAAGACCTACCCCTTTCAGATATAAAAATGTGTTTGTATACGCTAAAATCTACGACGAATTGTTTCCATAAATTATCTGTTTTAGCTAGTCTAAAACCATTTATTTTTTCTTCCAACTTTCTTTTAGAAGAATTTGTTAAAGGTGCTTCTATCACTTTATTTTTCATAAAAAGTATAATAGAGTTTTTTTTAATAATAAACATGCTATTCGTCCCCAATACTCCTCAATTCTTCAAACAACAAATACCTAAACTTCTTTTCTTTCACAATATAATCAATGACTACCTTAGTTGTTTCTCGTTCATTTAACTCTGTTGTATTTATTTCTAGTACATTGTTACAAACCCTATGAGCAACTGACTTGAATTTTAATGTATCTTTAGATATACTTTCAACCGATCTCTCTTTCTTCCTTTCGAATAATATTTGAGGATCCCCATGTAAAAATATAACTAAGTCAGGTTTAGGTAGTATTATTTTATATATATAATTCCTTAATTTATTTTTAGATATAATTGCCCAACCGGGGAATCTATCAATTAAAATAAGCTTATATTTTGCATTAACTTTACCTCTAATAACTCTTAAACAAAATTCTATTGGAAGAATTATTGTTTTTAATAGTCTTCCCAGAATAGGTCCTTGAAAATTTTTATTCATTTTTTTAACTTGTTTTAATTCCCAACCGTCTTCACCAGTACCTAGGTAAATACTTTTCGTTTTGACTGGAATTTCTTTCCTAATATTTTTAATTAATGAAGACTTTCCAGTTCCATCAGTGCCTAATACTAAAACCTTATATCCATATGAAAAACTTCGTTTTCTTAAGTGTTGATTCTCATTTTTTAAATATTTAAACCATCTTTGTATATATGATGTAGTAGGTTCATCAAAACCATTTTTTTCTCTTAAAATTATTAACACATGTTCAAGCTCTTTTTTTTCTCTTTCACTAAGCTCAAGATGGTATTTCTCCAAATATTCTTTAAGTCTTTCAATATGTTTGTCTTTTATCACTTTTTTTTCATAAAAGAGATGACCTAGATATAAATGCAACGCATCAGGACCAGAAGGTCTCCATGCACTAAACTCTGTTCTCTTTATATTTTTATAAATATTTTGATATGATTTACTATAAATAAAAGTTTGTTTATCTTTATCCATAAAATAAAGTTTATATTTAACATCTAAATAGATTACTTTATCGCTATCTAAATAATAGTAGAAGCATTTATATTTTTGGATTGCAGGTTCTTTCCTTTTATACCACCCTAATTCTGCCATAACCTTTAAAAATTCGTCTTTATTCTCTATTGGAACATATAAGTCTATATCTCCATTCGGGTCAAACTCTTCAAAATTAGAAAGTAGAAAATATTCTATATTTCTCTCATTTAAAGATTTATATAAATTAGAAATTGGACATCTATCAGCCATTTATATCATCCTTGTATTATTTTTTAAAACTTTTTATAAGTTTAACTAATTCATCCTTCATAGCGATATAAATTATTAATACATAAAGTAACATTGCCAAGAGTATATATATTAAAAGAAATACGAAATTCATAGGAACTGAAACATATACAATGAAAAGATAAATAACTCCAACCGATAATAAACTACCTAATAGAGGTATATTAAGAGATCTAATTACATCTACAATTGACACATTTATATATTTATACATATACATCTGAAAAATTAATCTTGATATTGCAAAATGAATAAGTGTAGCGATTGCTGCACCGTTTATCCCAAAATATTTGATCCCGATATATAGTAAAGGAAGTGCAATGAATAAAGTGTTATATAACATCACTTTAAAACTAACCTTTGGTTTACCAATTGCCTTAAGTATTTCTCCAGGAGTACTTGCAAATCCGAAAACAATACTTGCAAGCGCTAGTATTGTTAAAGCAAAAGAAGCTTCTACCCATTCCGCTCCAAGAAAATAGAATAACAAGTGTTCAGAGAAAAAAGCAAGAACCATAAAGAAAGGAAAGGTAATTAAGGCATTATATTTCATTGTTAATAGATAAAAGTATTTTAAACTATTTAGGTCGTCTTGCATCCTGCTATAGATTGGAAACATCGCTTGGTTAATTATGGAATATACTTTAGTTCTTGTTGTTTCAGTTACCATAAAAACAATTGCATACAATCCTACAAAATAAGCACTAAGCATTTTACCAATTAACAAATAATCTAAATTATTCCTTAAAAAATTAACTATTGATGTCCCCATAGTATAAATACTAAAACTAAAAATGCTAGACAAAGCTATCCAAGAAAACTTTAATCTAGGTCTCCATTTTGTGGCACGCCACATTAGCGGTACTGTTAATAACGGAATACCTATACTTTGAAACACTATACTCCATATACCTGCTCCCAGAAATGCTAGGATAATAGATGAACTGCTAACAATTACAGTTGCAGTTGTTGTAATTACCGCTATTTTTTTAAAATTTAAATCCCTAGACAATTTAACCCTATGAATTAAATTAAGTGGATTAATTAATAAACTTATGGAAAGACAAATGGTTAAAATATAGAGAAATGGCTCTTCATAAAACCATGCAGTAAATGGGGCTAGTATTGTTATTACTAGTAAAAATAGAAAAGAGCTAAAAACGATCGAAAACCAAAAAACACTATCAAAATGAATAGGTTTTAAGTCCAACTCTTTTCTCTGTATTAATGCTGACTTCATACCCGATTCATTTATTACTTTAAATAATCCTGTAAATACAACTGCCATCCCTACTAGCCCAAAATATTCTGGAACAAGCATTCTAGCTAAAATTAATTTAACAAGTATACCTGACCCTTGGTTTATCAACACCATGAAGGTGTTCCAGACTACTCCGCTTTTTATACTCTTTTTATAATTGTTTTTAGGTAAATCAACACTCGAATCCATAAAGTCCACTCGCTTCTCTAAGATCTTAAATAATTAATAAACTTTTTATGATTTCCCTATTAAATTTAATAGTCGATTGTTTTTTTTAATTTGGTGCTACTACTAATCTTCTACCCTGAGTGAAAATTAAGCCTTAATTGGTAAGTACGATATTAATCTGAGTTTCCAATAAATTCTTTTGAATTCACTAGTTTCTTTCGCTTTTAGCAAAAATTCTTTGGCTTGATCTTTATTTCCAACTCTTAAACATTGAGATGCTCTAGCTAAATACTTTTTATATATTAACTCACTTGCATAATATTTTACTTTATAATCTAAATCTAACAGCTCCTTATCCATATATTCAAATAGAGGGAAATCATCTATTAAACTATCATTGCTCGATGCTCTATTTATAGCATCATAATGTCGAATTGCTAAAGGTGTATTAATAAAAGCAATTGGGTACTGCAAGGCTATTTTGCTCCATAAAAAAGAATCCTCACCACGTCTCATACCCAAAGGAAACCCCCCAACTTTGTTGAAAGTATCTTTATATATCATAACAGCTGATGACCATGTAGGATTTCTTTTTATAGCAGCTTTAAAATAGTTATCGATAATTCCATCTTTCTGAGGAACATTATAAAATTTGGGGACTTTTTT
This genomic window from [Bacillus] selenitireducens MLS10 contains:
- a CDS encoding glycosyltransferase family 2 protein, translating into MKNVSIIIPLYNKEPHIKRTILSVLNQTYKYYEVIVVDDGSTDRGPDIVKSIQDSRIQLIQQMNAGVSAARNKGVSHAKSDLVAFLDADDEWEPAFLETCIAMINKYPEAKMIGSSYFIINKDGEKKVPKFYNVPQKDGIIDNYFKAAIKRNPTWSSAVMIYKDTFNKVGGFPLGMRRGEDSFLWSKIALQYPIAFINTPLAIRHYDAINRASSNDSLIDDFPLFEYMDKELLDLDYKVKYYASELIYKKYLARASQCLRVGNKDQAKEFLLKAKETSEFKRIYWKLRLISYLPIKA
- a CDS encoding UDP-glucose dehydrogenase family protein, whose product is MYKIAVAGTGYVGLVAGVCFAEVGHQVTCVDIDENKVNLMKSGVSPIYEAGLEELMQKNYAAGRINYTTNYKSDYKDVDAIFIGVGTPEQPDGSANLSYIATVARQIAESVEKDCLVVVKSTVPVGTNDKVEQFIQDFLINDVKVEVASNPEFLAQGSAVHDTLHAERIIIGTESKWAEELLTKLYEPFNLPIVSVNRRSAEMIKYASNDYLALKISYMNDIANLCELVGADVQDVAKGMSYDARIGSKFLNAGIGYGGSCFPKDTKALENIAKQHGYELRTVKAAIDVNIDQKTRLYKKASKRLITFNGLKVAVLGLTFKPGTDDLREAASLENVPLLLEQGADIYAYDPVGADNFAKVHPEGKNGKGSITYVSNIEDALNGANVCFIFTEWGEVKTVTPKKYKELMRTPLVYDGRNIYSIDEMLEAGVEYHSIGRKAVVKESRDLELQTVRS
- a CDS encoding nucleoside/nucleotide kinase family protein; the encoded protein is MADRCPISNLYKSLNERNIEYFLLSNFEEFDPNGDIDLYVPIENKDEFLKVMAELGWYKRKEPAIQKYKCFYYYLDSDKVIYLDVKYKLYFMDKDKQTFIYSKSYQNIYKNIKRTEFSAWRPSGPDALHLYLGHLFYEKKVIKDKHIERLKEYLEKYHLELSEREKKELEHVLIILREKNGFDEPTTSYIQRWFKYLKNENQHLRKRSFSYGYKVLVLGTDGTGKSSLIKNIRKEIPVKTKSIYLGTGEDGWELKQVKKMNKNFQGPILGRLLKTIILPIEFCLRVIRGKVNAKYKLILIDRFPGWAIISKNKLRNYIYKIILPKPDLVIFLHGDPQILFERKKERSVESISKDTLKFKSVAHRVCNNVLEINTTELNERETTKVVIDYIVKEKKFRYLLFEELRSIGDE
- a CDS encoding lipopolysaccharide biosynthesis protein; this translates as MDSSVDLPKNNYKKSIKSGVVWNTFMVLINQGSGILVKLILARMLVPEYFGLVGMAVVFTGLFKVINESGMKSALIQRKELDLKPIHFDSVFWFSIVFSSFLFLLVITILAPFTAWFYEEPFLYILTICLSISLLINPLNLIHRVKLSRDLNFKKIAVITTTATVIVSSSSIILAFLGAGIWSIVFQSIGIPLLTVPLMWRATKWRPRLKFSWIALSSIFSFSIYTMGTSIVNFLRNNLDYLLIGKMLSAYFVGLYAIVFMVTETTRTKVYSIINQAMFPIYSRMQDDLNSLKYFYLLTMKYNALITFPFFMVLAFFSEHLLFYFLGAEWVEASFALTILALASIVFGFASTPGEILKAIGKPKVSFKVMLYNTLFIALPLLYIGIKYFGINGAAIATLIHFAISRLIFQMYMYKYINVSIVDVIRSLNIPLLGSLLSVGVIYLFIVYVSVPMNFVFLLIYILLAMLLYVLIIYIAMKDELVKLIKSFKK